AGCGCATAGTTCTTACCGAGGCGCAACGCCTTCAATAATGCGCGCACCTAGAGCCCTGAGGCGCGAGGCGCAGTGAGGCGCGGGGCGCAAAAAACAGTAAAAATAGTCAAAAACAGCCCTAAAACCCATACTTTTTTAAGCCTATAAGTGTTTAGAAATTTGTGTTATCAATAATAACAAAAGTGAAGATATATCCTTACATAGACATGAATATTCTACTTCTTTTCTACtcattatgtatatatatagtttaaataaataaataaataaatatatatatatatatattgggtgtgtatacaaatatatatatatatatagtgtataTTCTTACAGTTGTAGTGTTATACATACTAATATACCATGTATTAACTTGTTCTTTTGTGTTTCCGGCTACATACTAATATATATGTATGAATTTACACTGTAAAGGAGCAATGGCTACCGAAAAAAGTGATAGTAAAAAAATTAATCCAACATGGAAATTCCTATAAGTTTCATATTCCTATTTGTGGTGTTTTTGCATAATTCTATaataaataatttgttttctAAATAAATTCTTTTCACTTCGATAAGGCGCGCGCCTCGCCTCGCGCCTCATCGTCTATGCTCCAAGGGACCCTAGCGCCTCAGTGCGCATCTCGCCTTTAATAACATTGGTTGTGAGGCTCAGTTTAATTAGGCATTAGAGAAGACATTTGTTGTCACATCTACGTATTTCGATAATAATTATATATCATGCAGTGCTGAAATGCTGAAATAATTGAGTGAATAGTTTAAGAAATAGCGTAATTGCACTTCTCCCACGAATTTGCTATTCGACATCTATAAATCTGAAAATATTTAATGTGGGCAGATGAAATCATCAATATGAATTCATCATGTACATCTTTCAACAGTTATATCTTATATTTGTACTTTAATAGTTACAAATTAAAAAACTCTTGTAATTAGTTGTACAGAGTTCTTGATGTTCACTCCCATCTTTATTTTTGACATTTTAACCTTTGCTTATTCCTCGAAGCCCAACTTGGTTATCTACAACATAACATGTCTAAAGACTATTATATGGAAATTTTCCTTCGACGTAAATGGACTTTCTTGTCACACATCAGCCATATCGCATCCCTCCTTAATCATAATCATAATATCTATAATAGTTATATAGTAAAAGAGGATTATCAACCTTCGTCTATTCTGATCATTCTTAAAAAAACCACGAAGAGAGTTCTACGTTATGGCTATGGAACAAATTATACCTGTGTTAAAAATTTTAGTCCTTAAGTTTCTTCCTAAGCatttttttataaagactatttaGATGCAATTTAATACTATGTCATTTTATCAAGTTTTCAAAAATTACTTATATAATTGATAATTTTTTGTAGAATGTGTTTCTCATATTTAATTTAGTAATTAATACATAGAAAAAGTAGGAAAAATATCAATTTTTCTTCAAGGCATATCCCGGATATTCATTTTGGAACTAACGTATTGCCTCCTTACTCATCCCTCGTACATATATGCCTTACAAATAAGTAAATATTATCCTCACGAGGAATCCTTCCACCAAGGCTAACGTAAGTAATAAATGATAATCAAATATCCTAGATCTCATATGCTATGTTACTTGGACTCGGCTAGAAGTGTCCGAGACGGTTACGTGTCCAATTATCGGACTCAGCAACATTTTGGAAAATACACATGTTTTTGGCCTAAAGTAAGTGTCCAAGTCCGAGTGTCCGTGTCAGATTGTCGAGTGTCCGACACGGGTACTTGTAGGTCAAATGAAGATTACGAGTAACATAGCTCATATGATCTAGTAGGATTACAGTATTCTCCCATCTCTTTACTTAAGACAAAGTTCGTGAAAGTCCAAATACAAGATGCACAATGttgataatgatgaagatatcTTCATTGCATTGTTGTCACGGCGGTCAACTAGTGGAGACTAGTCGGTATCGACTAGTCGATACTCGACTTGCGAATTGTCGAGTAGTCGGTCGACTAATCGGTCGACTTATTGACTAGTCGATCGAGTAGTGCAAAAACCaatcaaaatttaaaatgaagaaaataaaaaaaattctaaaaaccCGCTTAACATCAGCAATAGTCAACATGCTAATTTCAACTTTTATGTCTACGTGTGGGTGtctttatatatgtataaattgATTAAAATTGAATATACATGTAGTATAATCTATTTATATATTTGTATAGTCAGCTTATCTAAAAGGGAAAATAAATATGTTTGTGTTTAACATTTCTATTTTGTATATGAGTATGAGAATGTTAGACTTTTGTTGTGGAAAACTAcgtatataaaatatatatattattatattatttaaataattattactgCCTCTGTCCCATTGGGTTCTCCCATTAGGGGACGGGGAGTTCGGCACGCATTTTAATGCTCCTCTAAAGTATAGTTATATAAATtattctgaattttttttaaaaaaaaatttaatgtttgaagtttaatataaaaaaagaaaattttaaaataaattacagaaatatattttatattcaaCTTAAAATGCGTATTGAGTATTGAAAAAACATGTAGTGAATTGAATAAGACAGTAGGAGTATTAATTTGTCAACTACTCAGCGACTAGACCCCGAATATTCGACTAGTCGAAGCTGGACCTTCAACGACGTGACAACCATGCTTCATTGCCAATATCTCTACAAAAAAAATCATTTAGTTTAGAGGAAATGGGAGTAATGATTCCACGCCCTGCCTAGTCATAAAATAGAGATGGTATGCGACCATGTTACGGAATCCGACCTCAAAAATTGGGCGTCCGACAATTGATCCTCACAAAGCCTCGAGAAAAAATGGGCATCCGGAAATGGATCCTCACAAAGTCTGGAGGGCCTCGATTGCAATCTTATGAGTTCCCATCCAAATTATTTTCTTCCATCTTAGACAAGAAATTGCAAGAGGTTGCACGAAAGACGAAAACAAAATCATGGCACCAATGACTAAACTAGCGAAGCAAAAAGAGGATTTGAgaagaatattattttattccaaaaaggAACTAATTACCTACAATAATTAAGTGATGTTAAAGAACGTAAAAGGCCAATGTCCAACAATAACTGAGATGGATAGACCTACCATTACTCATGCATCCGCATCTGACATCACAGAGCTTGAGGAGGATTGAAGTTCTAGCTAAGGTGGCTACCTTCATGCTGTTAGCAAAGCTTTTATGCTGTCAGCAAAGCTGGTCAGGAAAAGGGTATGATAGAGGATGGGGGCTGATTTAGGATTAGGGTAGAAAACTCTCTCAAGGAATTTTAAGAAAACAATGCTTATTTATTTCAATAATAATGTTCTCTGCCGATTTACAAAGATCAAAGCTATATATATAACAATCTACTTtcctaattaaaataataataataaaataataataataaaataattaaatctattcTAGATTATTCTAATAAATGGGCTTCCAAAGCTTTCCCAAATACTTTCTTGGGGCTTTTTGACCCGCTGTCCTACGTCAGTTCTCCTCTGCTGAAAAGAACTCGACTCCGTCGAGTTAGTAAAATCACACGGATCATGATAAAGCACTAAAGACTGTTGCATAACCGGCACATGGGAACAATCACAAAAAAGAGTATATCGTCGACCATTCTTGACAACAGTATATGTGTTGGCACGTGCAACATGATAATCATGTCGATCAACAAGCCATGGACGCCCCAAAATGATATCACAAAGCTTCAATGGAAGAACATCAAACATAACTGCATCATTAAACTTCCCAGTTGAAAATTTAACCAAGCACCTCCTTCAAATCCGAAGCTTCGTGTCATTAATCCAAGATTTATCATAAGGATTTGGATGAACCTCTATTATTAAGCCTAACCTTTTACCGTTTGCCGGCCTTGAATAGAATCGGGAAGAACATGCTCTTTCCTCAACGGGCTAGAGAAAGAACTCCTACTGATGCTCCTCCTCAAATCATCCTCAACTGAATATGCAATCTGAATAGCATCCTTTAAAAGAAAGCATCTACTGCCAGCTACTTTACTTGAAATATCATGATTCAAACCTGGACGATACATAGAAATAAGAACATCTTCGTCCCAAGGAAATTCAGATTCTGCAGCTAGACTATAGAGTTTTCGAGTGTAATATGCTATGGTCTTACTTCCTTGCACAAGCTCGGTAAACTAAAGTGAAGCACGCTGTTTATAATCCGCGGGCTTAAATTGGCAAACCAAAGTAGCTCTCATGTCTTCCCATCTTGATTCTTGCCACatgatgatacccagatctttGATGTTGCTCCCACCATATTCGAGCAATTCCTCTTAACTTTGTTGCAACGAAAACAACTTTCTTGTCCTCAGCCGAATTATACCACTGAAAGAAGTTGTCAACACTATGTAGCCAATCCAGGAATACATCCGGGTCTTGATCTCTATGAAACTCGGCAACTTCAAGTTTCACGGTCTGAAATTTCTGTTCTGGAACATTAGGGGGAGGTTAAGACCGTATACGAAGGCTATCACTAATTGCTTTGAGCGTTGCTCGCACATTGTGCATTTGCAAACTCAAACCTGCTACTGTATCCTCAAGATTCTGTAATCTTActattttcctcaaatctccTATTGTTTTCCTCGATATGTGCATCATGACGGTTGCTTACTTCTCCAGCGTTAACCATTGTGTGAACTGTTAACTTAAGGGCTGGCTAGCAGTTTTCAGATGGGTTTGGGGCTGTTCTGCAGTTACAAAAGGTTCAGGGGCAGTTTGTAATTGAGCAAAAGAAGTCAGGCTACCTTGTTTTTTACAACACAGCAGACATGTGTCTGACTGTACCCACAAAACCAGAACGCAGCTGATGTTCAGAGAAATCAACAATCAACAGTGAGAAAAGAAAAATGAGTTTGGAAGATGGTTGCAGCAGTTGTATATGATGGTTGTAAAGTTTTCTGGTCAACGTCAGCCGGATATGGTGGAAGAACGAAATTGTATGTAAGATGTTCGATAAAAGTTCTGAAAGATATGTATATATGTTGATATTGGTTGGCTGGAATATACTGTTTTCTGGTGGGGCTAGGGTTTTGATATAGATTAAGGCAAAATTGGTGACTGATGATCGCTTTGAATTGGCTCTGAATACCACTTTGATAGGGGATGGGGGCTGATTTAGGGTTAGGGTAGAAAACTCTCTCAAGGAATTTCAGAAAACATAGCTTATCAATTTCAATAATAATATCCTCTGCCGATTTACAAAGATAaaagctatatatataataatctaCTTTCCTAATTagaaaaaactaataaaataactAAATCTATTCTAGAATATTCTAATAAATGGGCTTTCAAAGCCTATTGTACTGTTCCCAAATACTTTCTTTGGGCTTTTTGACCCGCTGTCCTGCATCAGGGTTTAAATGAGTAAATGGCTATATGCGGTCCTTGATGAAGCCTGATTTAGGAGGCCAAGAAGAAGCTCGGGGAAGAGAAAGCCCGAAGGGAAGAGGACTCTTGCTTTATTCTTGGCTTCCTCTTCCTTTCGGGCTTTTTCTTCCCTTCTTCTTGCCCTCCCCAATCTTTTCTTTTTCCTAACCAGTTCAAACTTAAGTTCCTTAGCCTAATTAGCAGTAACCACCCTACAAGGAGTCTAATTAAAATCGCGCATTGTCTTGATACCGGACCACATGTTGTCATCTATACCTTTTTCTCGACTAGTTCTGATGACAGCCGCACCGTCCATAGTGATGTAGGTAGCGTCCTTAGCTAGACCTTTAATCTTCCCTTTAAGCTCCGTGATCTTGGATGCATGAGTCATGGTAGGTCTATCCATCTCTTTCCTCAGTCTAAAGTCAGCCATTTACACTCTTTAACCCCTATTGGTAATCAATATTTTTTAGGCAGAGTTCCTAATTTTGTTTCCAAATCCACTTTTATGCTTTGCTAGTTGAGGGTTGAGTGCCTTGACTTCATTTTGAGACTTCTGATCAAGGATCAAGGAATGCGGTGAGTGCAACCTCTTGCAGTTTCTTGTCTTTTATGAGGAGGAACTTAGTTTAGACTGTAGCCCTTGAGATTGCAGGTGAGACTTAACGAGGATCTATTGCCGTCCATTTCTTAAAGTAAGATCTTGTAGCATGGTCACACCTCATCTTTGAATATTATTGGTGTGGCTCTAGAATCGTTACTCCCGTAACCCTTTTGATTTTGGCACTGGGAGATGTGTCCTATCTTTACCAACATTATGCTTGAAACTTCTTGGAGCTTTGTCTTGAGTAGGTAGGAGAATTCTGCTATCCGAGGCAGTTGTATAAGATTTAGGATTATTTTTTTGGACctgaaatttctttgcttatCCCCTGGAGGTTCGGATGAATGGAGGCTCCAGGAGGAGGCATATCCGTCAGGATGCGTAGTGAGGCAATGCATTAGTTTTGAAATGAATATGTACTAAACAAGATACAAGGGGTAATACCTTTAAGAAATAAATATGAGTTCCCTTGAACCTGTACCTGTTCGTGTCAtcttttttatgtttttttttctTGGTAATTATCCTTTGAGGAGTTAAACGGTTAACCTCTACGGAATCGTTAAACTAAATTCCTTTGTTAACATTACTAGAATTTTTTTTTCTTAGGATAATCTCATTGTAAATCAAATAATTACATGGGCAAGATCACATACTTTGTACATCTCTTTTTCCGCTAAGCAGAATCtataaaaagaagaaaaaaaagttaaaaataaaacagaattAAAAGTTTTACTTGTTACCCATCTTTCAAGTCCAAAAGCATACGAGGAAACAAATGAAAAGTTTTTAACCTCTTTTATTACTTTTATTGAACTGAACTCTTTTTAGAACTCAACATCTATAGTTATTCAACAGAAACATACTATAATTTGTAACACATTCTACATCCTAATATATTTTGGACATATCGTACATAAAAAAAGGTCTAGAAATATATAAATGTGATTTATGACACAAGGGATTAGTGGTGGTACCTGTAGGACTTTTACCACGAGATACACTTTGGCACGTATTTGGAAGATAATCTTTAATTCCACAAGAAAGAACAGGCATGATGGTTGGAGTTTGAGAGATATCTCAgaattataattaattcaaatcaATGATGCTATAAGAAGTCCATAGATAATCTATGTACTTCTTTGAGATATAATTAAGTCAATGATGATATAAGAAGTGCACAGATAATGTATGTACTTGGAGATAGAAGCAAGGCATGCTGACGCTTTACTATATGACCTTACTTCACCAACATTGCCCATGATTATAAGGTGCACGCATCAAAATCCTCTTGTGTTGTTAACTTACCCTTTACCAGTCTCCTCCACTTCATACAGACTTTAAAAAGCTATTATATCTAGATAAATTTGTGTTTGAGTTTTTTGTAGGGTTTATATTTTATATGCCTCTTTGTTTAAATTCTTAGGATGACTGCAAAATAATAGACTTCTaccttcttttttttttttttgaaaaatagaCTTCTACCTTCTATATATTTGGGAAGTCCATTAAAATAGACTTCTTCCTGTGAATTTATGTAGAGAAAAATGCCCCCAAGTACATACTTAGGGGAGTTATATGAGTACACAGTGTAATTTAACGGGAAAGTTGTAAATTTTGGTCAAGTTCTGCAATGACAAAAATACCCCTCGTGTATTAACATTAAAAATCATTTGTATCTCACCTAACTTAGGTGAGTACGTACTTAGGAGCATCAACCGCattcatatatatattgtttATTGTTACTATCTTGATGACCAGTTGGCTAATCGGTTACTTGGACCCCGACTCAACTTGTTTGTACAGAGTTTTTTTTGGGGTCTTATTTTACATTCTGATTCCCGCCCCCGATACATGGTCATATGTGCACGGAGTAAACATCTGAAATTCTAAGAATGCTAAATTTTGGCATACGAAAATCCAATATTTTTTAGTTAGGTCATTGTTTAGTCTGAAGCTAGATCAATCTAAATATGGCATGCCAAAATACATAGAAGCTTTTTATGTCCAAAGAATCTGGATAAATGAGACTCCGTGGACTCTACTTTTTCACGGACTCAAAGTGCGGAAAATGTCCACCCAAATGTTCATACTTTTTCATTGTgcttcatattttaaatatttaagtGTCCTCTACTCCTCTTCCATCCACCAGAACTGCTATAGCCAAAATTTTCTAGTTGAATAGCTAAAATACATATGACCTCTTACTAGTGCGGAATCTGTTAGATCCACAGGCCACAATGTAGAATAAGATGCATTGCCGGGATATGTAATATTTGGATATACTCACAAAAGAATGCGTAGTACATAGATTTGAAATGTCCAGACTGGGACCGAAATTTGCTGCTAACTTGAGCTTTAGTAATTATGTTAGTTTCAAGCTGTATGCTTGATTTGATTGACTACATGAAAGTAGATTCATGTACTACGTCTTTGTCGAAAAAAATTGTTGTTTTTAGTTTCTCATGTAAAAAAATTTATACCATCTCTTGCACGTGGAGAAGGTGGATAATTAAGTAAATTGACATGGGACTGTTGCTGTCTTTGCTGGCAGTCATTCAAACAATAGTATAATACTGAAAAATAGTATTGTCTACCAGGTTAAAGGACTATACCGAGGGGCAACATCTTCATTTATTGGAATGGCTTTCGAGAGTTCACTTATCTTTGGTATATATTCACAAAGCAAAAACGCACTTCAGGTTTGAGGCattaaaacttttatacttataATTGTTGATTTTTTAAACTGTCTTTTGAAATTGAGCCACTGATAATTTGACGAATTACAAATGTTGAGCAATATAAAAGCAGTCATTTTGTCTGTACAAATATATCTATTAACAAATAAACAATATGATACTTAAAGGGAGGAATCCAAAATGATAAGCCACAGCCCAGCTCGATAATCCCTGCAGCAGCTTTTGGTGGAACAATAATTAGCTTTGTATTATGCCCGTCTGAGCTTGTAAAAGTAAGTTTTAAATTCTTAAGCACTGGCAAAGTCACATCCCTTTTCTTGATTTTGACACTGAACTTTTTCAGTGTAGGATGCAAGTTCAAGGCACTGACTCGTTGGTTCCGAACAGCAGTAAATACAAGAGCCCTCTTGACTGTGTTGCTAAAACCTTTAAAACCGATGGGGTACGATCTGCTTACTGTTAGTCAGTTATGTGTGTGATGTAGTTCCAAACTGATCTTACCTTTCAGGTTACAGGCATTTTCCGGGGAGGATTTACAACATTGTTAAGGGAGTCTATTGGAAATGCAGTATTCTTCTGCACTTATGAGCACCTGCGTTATTACATTCAtgcaaaattaaaaaattcttcaCATGATCCAAGCAATATAGTTGATATAGGAGTTGGAGTGGTGACAGGTGGTCTGAGCGGTATAGCTGTAAGTATAATGATTACATAGGATTGTCTGAAgttatttgtaattttttagCATAATGATCTCAGTTATCAATATTTTAGGAGAACTTCTATTTCCTATCATCTTGTAGACTTCAATTAACCTTTTTCTCCAATTACCGCTTTCAGTTCTGGTCTGCTGTTCTACCGCTGGATGTTGCCAAAACTATTATACAAACTACCCAATGTAAAAGCTCAACAAGAAATCCTTTCAGCATTTTGAAATCAGTAAGAAATTAAT
This genomic interval from Apium graveolens cultivar Ventura chromosome 8, ASM990537v1, whole genome shotgun sequence contains the following:
- the LOC141678781 gene encoding mitochondrial arginine transporter BAC1 isoform X1 is translated as MENSSGYKEYVAGLLAGVSTVVVGHPFDTVKVKLQKHNTEVNGIKYKSGLHCTTRILKTEGVKGLYRGATSSFIGMAFESSLIFGIYSQSKNALQGGIQNDKPQPSSIIPAAAFGGTIISFVLCPSELVKCRMQVQGTDSLVPNSSKYKSPLDCVAKTFKTDGVTGIFRGGFTTLLRESIGNAVFFCTYEHLRYYIHAKLKNSSHDPSNIVDIGVGVVTGGLSGIAFWSAVLPLDVAKTIIQTTQCKSSTRNPFSILKSIHTRAGLKGCYAGFGPTIVRAFPANAAAIVSWELAIKVLGIKRD
- the LOC141678781 gene encoding mitochondrial arginine transporter BAC1 isoform X2, producing the protein MENSSGYKEYVAGLLAGVSTVVVGHPFDTVKVKGLYRGATSSFIGMAFESSLIFGIYSQSKNALQGGIQNDKPQPSSIIPAAAFGGTIISFVLCPSELVKCRMQVQGTDSLVPNSSKYKSPLDCVAKTFKTDGVTGIFRGGFTTLLRESIGNAVFFCTYEHLRYYIHAKLKNSSHDPSNIVDIGVGVVTGGLSGIAFWSAVLPLDVAKTIIQTTQCKSSTRNPFSILKSIHTRAGLKGCYAGFGPTIVRAFPANAAAIVSWELAIKVLGIKRD